The DNA region CTGCCATACGTCCTCGGAGAAATCCATTTTCATGGATACAACGCCCATCAGGACAACGTTTGAAGCCTTAGAAGTACCTGCCTGCTCAGCCAGTGTCAGCGCATCAACATCGATAACACTGATGCCCTGCTTTTTCAGTTTGCCGATGATATCATCGGGATAAACTGCTGTGCCGTTGATCACGGGCATAGGATCTATCTGCTGAGTGGATGTAACGATATGACCGCCCTTTTTCAGGAACTGAACATATCTTGCAGCCTCCAGCTGCTCAAAGCTGATTATGATATCAGCCTCGCCCTTTTCAACAACAGGCGAATATACCTTATCGCCATATTTTACATAGGTAACTACCGAGCCGCCGCGCTGGCTCATGCCGTGTACCTCGCTGACCTTAACATCAAAGCCCTGCGAGAGCAGTACATTACCTAATATCCTTGAAGCCAGCAGCGAACCCTGTCCGCCTACGCCGACTATCATTATAGACTTAGTTTCCATTTATTACAACTCCTTATTGTTAACATATATTATATCAAGATCGCCTTCAACATGACCTATGCCTATCC from Ruminococcus albus AD2013 includes:
- a CDS encoding indolepyruvate oxidoreductase subunit beta, whose protein sequence is METKSIMIVGVGGQGSLLASRILGNVLLSQGFDVKVSEVHGMSQRGGSVVTYVKYGDKVYSPVVEKGEADIIISFEQLEAARYVQFLKKGGHIVTSTQQIDPMPVINGTAVYPDDIIGKLKKQGISVIDVDALTLAEQAGTSKASNVVLMGVVSMKMDFSEDVWQAALENCVPAKFLELNKKAFALGRAAV